The following are encoded together in the Nocardia sp. XZ_19_385 genome:
- a CDS encoding SCO4226 family nickel-binding protein has translation MPEFMDVHTTMQGVTPEALTEAHNADLAIQDDEHVNFKHAWADPESGMVFCLSEAPSAEAVQRIHQRAGHPADNIYQVPVQA, from the coding sequence ATGCCCGAGTTCATGGATGTGCATACGACGATGCAGGGAGTTACTCCCGAAGCCCTGACCGAAGCCCACAACGCCGACCTGGCGATCCAGGACGACGAGCACGTGAACTTCAAACACGCCTGGGCAGACCCCGAGTCGGGGATGGTCTTCTGCCTGTCCGAGGCGCCCAGTGCCGAAGCGGTGCAGCGGATCCATCAGCGCGCGGGACACCCCGCCGACAACATCTACCAGGTGCCGGTCCAGGCTTGA
- a CDS encoding DUF305 domain-containing protein, producing the protein MARKQLLLAAVCLIVGGALGFWLHPPSPSAPGPVLSPVDIGFAQDMAVHHEQAVLLSRTLPAGASPQIRGIAERIVLAQTGEIAQLRGWLQLFELPLTTATPMRWMQGQHDHGGAPMPGMASVAEITTLAGLRGAEAEILFLQLMIRHHHGGIDMAQAAFNTGSNAAVKRVALDMVNEQGNETGQMTALLTARNAQPLS; encoded by the coding sequence TTGGCGCGTAAGCAGCTGCTGCTCGCGGCGGTGTGCCTGATAGTCGGTGGGGCGCTGGGCTTTTGGCTGCACCCGCCGTCGCCGAGCGCTCCCGGGCCGGTGCTGTCGCCGGTGGATATCGGCTTCGCCCAGGACATGGCGGTGCACCACGAACAGGCGGTGCTGCTCTCGCGCACCTTGCCCGCCGGCGCGAGCCCGCAGATCCGCGGCATCGCCGAACGCATCGTGCTCGCCCAGACCGGCGAGATCGCCCAGCTGCGCGGCTGGCTACAGCTTTTCGAGCTGCCGCTGACCACCGCGACGCCGATGCGCTGGATGCAAGGACAGCACGACCACGGCGGCGCACCGATGCCCGGCATGGCCTCCGTCGCCGAAATCACCACCCTGGCCGGACTGCGCGGCGCCGAGGCCGAAATCCTGTTCCTGCAGTTGATGATTCGCCACCATCACGGCGGCATCGATATGGCCCAGGCCGCCTTCAACACCGGCTCGAACGCCGCGGTCAAACGAGTGGCGCTGGACATGGTGAACGAGCAGGGCAACGAGACCGGCCAGATGACCGCGCTGCTCACCGCCCGCAACGCCCAGCCCCTGTCGTGA